The Methylophilus sp. TWE2 region GAATCAATATCGTATCGATGATCGCTGCGCCTACGCGAGGCCAAAATCCCACATACTCCAGTTCTTCTGCTTGCATGCTTTCTCCCATCGCTATGTTGTGCTTATTAAAAACTCAGCCCAGTTATTTGATAGGGCGAAGAGCGTGAACTTAATCTACTTTTTTCATGCTGATTCACCGCGGATTTCCGTTTCAAGAATGCATCCACTGTCATTGCCAGGCGTGCTGGCTCATCATAAGGCAGTCCATGCCCAACATCAGGGATCATTTTGTATTCCAGATCAGGGTTAAGGGTATGCAACTGGCGTGCAGTCTCAGCAGACACCATCCCTTCGCTACCTAATACCAACAAAGTCGGGATATAAATGTTTCGAATCAGCTCATCAAATTCGGGATTTGGAGGAATGAGCACGTCAAAGGCATTCACACTGGTTTGCAGCCTGGCTTCAATCAGGTGTTCAATAATCACTGAGGCACGATAGCGATGTTTGGCTTTAGCTTCTTTAAACAGTGCTTCCTTGGTGGATTTCAACATTTGTCGATGCTGCTCCACCGCTGCGTGCTTGTAAACCTCATTTTGCCATTCAGGACTGATAAAGGTAGGGTCCGCCACGATGAGGCCACTGACAGCGCTGCCCAAGCGGTTGGCGACCACCGTGGCCGTCATGCCACCCATTGAGTGACCAAGCAAGTAGGGCGATTTAATGCCCAGGGTTCTCATTAGTTCGATGACATCATTGGCATGCTCCTGGTAGGTATATCCTTGTAATGGTGCACTGGAAAGCCCATGCCCCCGCGCATCTGGCATGATGATGTCATAGTGTTGTTCAAGCGCTCTTGCCATGGGTGACCAGCAGGCACCATTTCCAGCCAAGCCATGCAAGGCAATGAGGGTGGGTTTATTACCACCCGTTCTAAGATAATGAATATTGATGCCATTCGCCCTGCAAATGCCATCCGTCCAGTGTGTAGAAGGTGTGTTTTGACGTGCCATGATTAAAACTTTCTAAATGAACCGGTAACGACGCCCCAAATTTCAAACTGCATCTGCTTTGAGATTAGGATGGGCGAATATCTTCCTGAGGAGTTGGCGGGTAACAATTTGGGCATGCCATCTTTTTGCTTAGCCAGGGTTTTGACCGTGAACTCACCATCAATCATGGCCAGCACAATATCGCCAACGGCAGGGACTTTGTCTTTTTCCACCACCGCTTTGTCGCCCGGCATCAGCCCAACCTCAATCATGGATTCCCCCTGAATGGTGACAAAAAAGGTTTTGTCGGCTTTATTGATCAGGTATTCATTGGGGTCCATACGTGATTCAACATGATCATCAGCGGGGGAGGGCAAGCCAGCGGGTACTTTTGATTCAAACAGCGGCAAGCTCAGGTTTTCCAGATCATCCGATAGCTGGGTAAACTCTTCCACGCTATCCAGGTTGTCTTTCAGCTCACTAAGGCGCTGCTTCTTGGCATAGGCCTCCAGAAAACTTGTAATGACAGGTTTTTGGCTATTAGGGACGCGGATCACGCTCGTGTCTTCTTTGTACAAACCGGTTCCGGATTTGCGCCCGCCACCAGGTTGCCGGATACGTTCTTTTTTTATTTCTTCGCTCATTTTATTTCTGTAACAAAAATAATGTTATTATCGTAACAGAAATAATATAAAGATTTCTATTATTTTTTGAATTTAATTTTTCTTGTTTCGTTCAAATCATTCACATGGAGCTCAAGCAAAAACTCGAAATCCTGGCAGATGCCGCAAAATACGATGCCTCATGCGCATCGAGCGGCACAGACAAACGCACTTCCACCAATGGTAAGGGGATAGGCTCTACCACGGGTATGGGCATATGCCATAGCTACGCCCCAGACGGACGCTGTATTTCCCTGCTGAAAATATTGCTGACTAATTTCTGCGTGTATGACTGTGTCTATTGCGTCAACCGGGTCAGTAGCAATGTGCCGCGTGCGCGGTTCAGTGTGGATGAGGTGGTTAACCTTACCTTGAGCTTCTATCGCCGCAATTATATTGAAGGGCTATTCCTGAGTTCAGGCATTATCCGCAACCCCGACTACACCATGGAGCAAGTGGTAGAAGTGGCACGCGTACTGCGAGAAGTGCATGATTTTCGTGGCTACATTCATCTCAAGACCATTCCCGATGCCAGCCCGGAACTCATGGTACGCGCAGGGTTGTATGCCGACCGCCTGAGTATCAATGTTGAACTGCCAACCATTGCCAGTCTGCAGTCGCTGGCGCCAGAAAAAGATGGCAAGGCTATCCGCCGTTCCATGGGGCAATTACGACTCAAGATAGAAGAAAGCAAGGAGAAGACACTGACTGGCAAACGGCCACCACGGTTTTCTCCAGGCGGGCAGAGTACGCAGATGATCGTCGGTGCAGATAGCACGGATGACCGGGCCATCCTGGATACCAGCGCTAACCTGTATGGTGCTTTCCGCTTGCGGCGTGTCTATTATTCTGCTTTCAGCCCGATACCGGATGCCAGCAACATGTTGCCGCTCAAGGCACCGCCGCTGGTGCGCGAGCACCGTTTATACCAGGCAGACTGGCTGTTGCGCTTTTACGGTTTTGATGCCGAAGAAATCATCACCGGCCAGGATGGCATGCTGGACCTGGATGTAGACCCTAAGACAGCCTGGGCGCTGCAACACCGCGAACAGTTTCCGGTTGATCTCAACCGCGCACCCAAAGCCATGCTGTTGCGTGTGCCCGGGCTGGGTGTCACCAGCGTCGCACGCATTTTAGCTGCGCGCAAAGTACGCGCTATACGTTATGACGACCTGACTCGCTTGCGGCTGTCTCTGAAAAAGGTGTTACCGTTCGTCGTGCTGCCGGATTACCATCCCGGGCGCAGCCTCGACGATAACCACCTCAAACAACGCCTGCAGCAGCCTGTGCCATCGCAACAGTTTGCCCTGTTTTAACCACTCATACGTCTTTGTCGTGTCATTCTTGTATGCAGACCGTCCGCCTGGCCAGTGACACTGATATTGAAGGCTGGCGCAATGCCGCCCGCACTTTGCTGTTGCAAGAGATCGCGCCTGAGCATATCCAGTGGCGAGTCGGACAGCAAACGTATGGATTATTTGATCTGCCGGAAGATGAGCTAATTCCAAGCCAGCGGGCGAATCAACGTCCAACCACTCAATTCAAAGTCCCACGCGAGTTTATCGAGCTTTGCCGCCAGGTCATCCTGCATAGCGACCCATCGCGGTTTACCTTACTCTACCGCCTGCTATGGCGTTTAAAAGCGCAACCCAAACTGCTACAGCTGTCAGTGGATCCCGATGTGGCAAAGGCGCAAGCCATGGTTAAAGCCGTCCGTCGCGATCTGCACAAAATGAAAGCATTCGTGCGCTTTAGAGAGATTGAGATGGAAAATGGCGAATCCGAGTTTGTTGCCTGGTTTGAGCCCAGCCATCATATTGTGGAAGCCTCCGCACCCTTTTTCACCGGGCGTTTTACCAATATGCGCTGGTCCATCCTAACGCCGGAAATCTGCATGCACTGGGATGGCCACACGCTGAATTACACCGCGGGTGCCAGCAAGTCTGAGGCACCGTCCGAGGATGCAGGTGAAGAATTATGGCGGTCTTATTACCGTAGCATTTTCAACCCGGCAAGGCTCAAGGTATCGGCCATGCTGGCGCAGATGCCTAAAAAATACTGGCGCAACCTACCCGAAGCACCGCTGATTGCCGAGTTGATTGCAGATTCCTCGCCACGCATGCATGGCATGATCGTTGCACCGCCCACTGAGCCTCAGCGCAAAATTGTGAAATATGTGACGAAAGAGGAGAGCAGGCGACTGCCTGCAGACGCTGGAGATGTGATGACGGCTTTGCGTGAACTCAACGACACGATGCTGTCCTCTGCAGACTTTCCGCTCTCAGGTCATGCCACGCAAGCGGTATTGGGTCAGGGTGTTGCACCCGCCACCATCCTGTTGCTAGGCGAACAACCGCAAGAGCAGGATGACCTGGCTGGCCAGCCGTTTACCGGCCAGGCTGGCACATTGCTTGATCAAGCCCTCAATGCGGCAGGAATAGGGCGGTCTGATGTTTACGCGACCAATGTCCTTAAACACTATAAATACAAGCTACAGGGGAGGCGACGCATTCCTTTAGCGCTTGAGGATAGGGATATCCAGACCTATTTACCCTGGTTGCGGGCCGAGATTGAGGTTGTACAACCATCAGTCATCGTTGCTTTCGGACCGATTGCGGCGCGTGCGCTTACTGGCAAGGGGATGGAGAGTGAAGCGCATGGCGGCAAGCTGTTAACGCTGCCGGATGATAGGCAGCTGGTAGTGACCATCCATCCTGCATTGATCTTGAGCATACGAGATCAGGCAACAAAACAGTTGCGGTCCGAACAGCTGGTGAAAGACCTGGCTCTGGCCGCAAAAGCGGCCATGCAACGGGCGCTTGAAAAAGGTTAAGCAGCCATCGCGCAACGATGCGCATACAGCTGCGAGAGTTCATCACGCAACAGTTTGCATGCCTCATCGTAAGTCACACGGGAAAGCAGTATGCGGTCACCTTTGGCAGGCACAAACAAAAAGGATTGAGTACTCACGTCGGTAATAAACTCACCGACGATGGCTTCATTGATCGTGACAACATCCAGATTGGCGTGCGGTTCTGATTTTTTGAATTCTATTTTCATGAATATTGCCTTAGTCAGTCTCTTAACATAAAGCGTGGCTTCCGCAGAAGCCACCTCTTTCCAGCATCATTCACCCAGCACTTAAACGCGCATGGGTGTGGTGTTCGACGCTGTCTGTAAATAGATTAACGGCAAAAAATGGATAAATTTATAGGGCAAATGCGCGATAATTTGTAGGAATATCTTTATGTCTCAGAAGACGTACTTTCCATTTCCAGCAAGGTTTTCAAATCCTGCCGTCCTTGCTCCATTTGGCTGGATAACGCCTTGCGGTCATGCCTGATTTTCAGGGTGGCCTCCAGCTGCTCCATATCATGCTTTTCAAATTGCTTGATGATCCTGCCAGCCGCTGCGGCGGTTTCGCCTATGATGATCAAGGACTGTTTGGCGGCTTCCAGTGAAGAATAAAAGGTTTCACGTATCGGATGCAAATCCAGCTCACGTAAATCAAAGGCATCGGTTCGGCTCCTTGCCCTCACCACAATTTTCACCTGTGGCCAGCGCTCCTTCACCAGTTTAGCCATCTCCAACGTGGCCGTCGCATCATTGACAGCAATCACCAGTAATTTCGCTTCGGCAATCCCGGCTTCTTCCAGTACATCCAGCCGGGAGGCATCCCCGTAATAA contains the following coding sequences:
- a CDS encoding LexA family transcriptional regulator; this translates as MSEEIKKERIRQPGGGRKSGTGLYKEDTSVIRVPNSQKPVITSFLEAYAKKQRLSELKDNLDSVEEFTQLSDDLENLSLPLFESKVPAGLPSPADDHVESRMDPNEYLINKADKTFFVTIQGESMIEVGLMPGDKAVVEKDKVPAVGDIVLAMIDGEFTVKTLAKQKDGMPKLLPANSSGRYSPILISKQMQFEIWGVVTGSFRKF
- a CDS encoding TIGR03915 family putative DNA repair protein codes for the protein MQTVRLASDTDIEGWRNAARTLLLQEIAPEHIQWRVGQQTYGLFDLPEDELIPSQRANQRPTTQFKVPREFIELCRQVILHSDPSRFTLLYRLLWRLKAQPKLLQLSVDPDVAKAQAMVKAVRRDLHKMKAFVRFREIEMENGESEFVAWFEPSHHIVEASAPFFTGRFTNMRWSILTPEICMHWDGHTLNYTAGASKSEAPSEDAGEELWRSYYRSIFNPARLKVSAMLAQMPKKYWRNLPEAPLIAELIADSSPRMHGMIVAPPTEPQRKIVKYVTKEESRRLPADAGDVMTALRELNDTMLSSADFPLSGHATQAVLGQGVAPATILLLGEQPQEQDDLAGQPFTGQAGTLLDQALNAAGIGRSDVYATNVLKHYKYKLQGRRRIPLALEDRDIQTYLPWLRAEIEVVQPSVIVAFGPIAARALTGKGMESEAHGGKLLTLPDDRQLVVTIHPALILSIRDQATKQLRSEQLVKDLALAAKAAMQRALEKG
- a CDS encoding putative DNA modification/repair radical SAM protein, whose product is MELKQKLEILADAAKYDASCASSGTDKRTSTNGKGIGSTTGMGICHSYAPDGRCISLLKILLTNFCVYDCVYCVNRVSSNVPRARFSVDEVVNLTLSFYRRNYIEGLFLSSGIIRNPDYTMEQVVEVARVLREVHDFRGYIHLKTIPDASPELMVRAGLYADRLSINVELPTIASLQSLAPEKDGKAIRRSMGQLRLKIEESKEKTLTGKRPPRFSPGGQSTQMIVGADSTDDRAILDTSANLYGAFRLRRVYYSAFSPIPDASNMLPLKAPPLVREHRLYQADWLLRFYGFDAEEIITGQDGMLDLDVDPKTAWALQHREQFPVDLNRAPKAMLLRVPGLGVTSVARILAARKVRAIRYDDLTRLRLSLKKVLPFVVLPDYHPGRSLDDNHLKQRLQQPVPSQQFALF
- a CDS encoding alpha/beta fold hydrolase, whose product is MARQNTPSTHWTDGICRANGINIHYLRTGGNKPTLIALHGLAGNGACWSPMARALEQHYDIIMPDARGHGLSSAPLQGYTYQEHANDVIELMRTLGIKSPYLLGHSMGGMTATVVANRLGSAVSGLIVADPTFISPEWQNEVYKHAAVEQHRQMLKSTKEALFKEAKAKHRYRASVIIEHLIEARLQTSVNAFDVLIPPNPEFDELIRNIYIPTLLVLGSEGMVSAETARQLHTLNPDLEYKMIPDVGHGLPYDEPARLAMTVDAFLKRKSAVNQHEKSRLSSRSSPYQITGLSF